One Paroedura picta isolate Pp20150507F chromosome 3, Ppicta_v3.0, whole genome shotgun sequence genomic window carries:
- the LOC143831282 gene encoding uncharacterized protein LOC143831282, with product MPGTVVLESPAAVAEDSDSGASTNVDFIPGTQEEEERGVAGPPAVRRRIQIQDEVLSEDDEPAGSPPRGALPAEERLARERGRLRRVSVLTSVGERILEHCQEESRRAAAADQAMLSLVAQEGKKFRAILRDSNNSLRESVEEVRMIRRLMERAVAVMEAATPPQITVHVPPPPTPPPPPPAPTPPTPSQNAATQTRRRTVLGKRVVKPADKFSPS from the exons atgcctgggacggtggtcctcgagtcccctgcagcagtagcagaggacagtgattctggggcgtccacaaatgttg atttcatacccgggacacaggaggaggaggagcgtggggtggctggacctcctgccgtgcgcaggcgtatacagatacaagatg aggtcctttcagaagacgacgagccagctggctcaccacccaggggtgctctcccggctgaggagaggctggccagggaacgcggcaggctgcggcgcgtctccgtcctgactagtgtgggagaaaggatcctggagcactgccaggaggagtccaggcgtgccgctgctgcagaccaggcgatgctctccctcgtggcccaggagggcaaaaaattccgtgccatccttagagactcgaacaactcactacgcgaaagcgtggaggaggttcgaatgataaggaggctgatggagagggcggtcgcggttatggaggcggccacccctcctcagattacagtgcacgtcccccccccacccacaccccccccaccacctccagcacccaccccacccaccccctctcagaatgccgcgacccaaacgagaaggaggactgttctggggaagagagtcgttaaacccgcggacaagttctccccctcctag